In the genome of Rhizobium rhizogenes, one region contains:
- a CDS encoding hydrolase yields the protein MSTPANFNGQRPVIDPDDAVMLLIDHQSGLFQTVADMPMPVLRNHATALARMATLTKMPVITTASVPQGPNGPLIPEIHENAPHAQYVARRGEINAWDNPEFVAAVKATGRKTLIIAGTITSVCMAFPAIAAVQDGYRVFAVVDASGTYSKMAQEITLARVVQAGVVPMDTAAVASELQKTWHRDDAQEWAAVYTKIFPPYQLLIESYMKAQAVEKNHEQLDSQRG from the coding sequence ATGAGTACACCTGCCAATTTTAACGGCCAGCGGCCTGTCATCGATCCCGATGATGCGGTGATGCTTCTTATCGACCACCAGAGTGGTCTGTTCCAGACGGTGGCGGACATGCCGATGCCTGTTCTGCGCAACCACGCCACAGCGCTTGCCAGAATGGCAACGCTGACGAAGATGCCCGTTATCACCACGGCATCGGTACCGCAGGGCCCCAATGGTCCGCTGATCCCGGAAATCCATGAAAATGCACCGCATGCGCAATATGTCGCGCGTCGTGGCGAGATCAATGCCTGGGACAATCCGGAGTTCGTCGCCGCCGTCAAGGCGACTGGCCGCAAGACGCTGATCATTGCCGGCACCATTACCAGCGTATGCATGGCCTTCCCGGCGATTGCAGCGGTTCAGGATGGCTACCGGGTGTTTGCGGTGGTGGATGCTTCCGGCACCTATTCCAAGATGGCGCAGGAAATCACCCTCGCACGGGTGGTTCAGGCCGGTGTGGTGCCGATGGACACGGCTGCGGTTGCCTCGGAACTGCAGAAGACATGGCATCGCGACGATGCCCAGGAATGGGCGGCAGTCTACACCAAGATCTTCCCTCCCTACCAGCTTCTGATCGAAAGCTACATGAAGGCGCAGGCGGTCGAGAAGAACCACGAACAGCTCGATTCACAGCGCGGCTGA
- a CDS encoding DsbA family protein — translation MAHDVRNRADVSALAGLRRRAFLFGSISVVSAVASPAAASPNGLKLEMILRDPAAPVSGNPAGKLTMVAFLDYNCPWCKKTAVPMSNAVTADGDVRMVYKDWPIITPDSVEGARLALAAKYQDAYHIVHDALMAIKTPKVKADEMRDTVRATSIDFARLERDMKSKAAEIDDLLARNHEQAMSLQLTGTPAFIIGKFLVPGAVQSAEAFTDLFKRAREQA, via the coding sequence ATGGCACATGATGTTCGAAACCGCGCGGATGTTTCAGCCCTTGCTGGGCTCAGACGCCGTGCCTTTCTCTTCGGCTCGATTTCGGTGGTCTCGGCCGTCGCATCGCCGGCAGCAGCCTCGCCCAACGGTCTGAAGCTCGAGATGATCCTGCGCGATCCGGCGGCACCCGTTTCCGGCAATCCCGCCGGCAAGCTCACCATGGTCGCCTTTCTCGACTATAATTGCCCCTGGTGCAAAAAGACGGCCGTTCCCATGAGCAATGCGGTCACGGCAGACGGGGATGTCAGGATGGTCTACAAGGACTGGCCGATCATAACGCCCGACTCCGTCGAGGGAGCGCGACTGGCGCTGGCGGCGAAATATCAGGACGCTTATCACATCGTCCATGATGCGCTGATGGCGATCAAGACGCCGAAGGTGAAGGCCGACGAGATGCGCGACACCGTGCGTGCGACAAGCATCGACTTTGCCCGTCTCGAGCGCGACATGAAGTCGAAAGCGGCGGAGATCGATGATCTGCTTGCGCGCAATCATGAACAGGCGATGTCGCTGCAATTGACGGGAACGCCTGCTTTCATCATCGGCAAGTTCCTCGTCCCCGGTGCGGTACAGAGCGCGGAAGCCTTTACCGATCTTTTCAAAAGAGCGCGTGAACAGGCTTAA
- a CDS encoding DoxX family protein — protein MTAKINDVIILLARLSISALFLQAGVGKLFEISGFAGSLAAKGVPFAGLVVYLVILVEILGAAALIFGVRARETSVILLAFTCVATLLSHAFWSFPEEARSAQQGQFFKNLAIVGGLFLYFVTGPGRYRLGQGAK, from the coding sequence ATGACTGCAAAGATAAACGATGTGATAATCCTTCTGGCGCGCCTTTCCATCAGCGCCCTCTTCCTGCAGGCCGGTGTCGGCAAGCTTTTCGAAATTTCCGGTTTTGCCGGGTCTCTGGCTGCAAAGGGCGTGCCTTTTGCCGGCCTTGTCGTATACCTCGTGATCTTGGTGGAAATCCTCGGCGCCGCTGCCTTGATATTCGGAGTAAGGGCCAGAGAAACAAGTGTGATACTGCTGGCTTTCACCTGTGTCGCGACCTTGCTCAGCCATGCGTTCTGGTCGTTTCCGGAAGAGGCGCGTTCTGCCCAGCAGGGGCAGTTCTTCAAGAACCTGGCCATCGTCGGAGGCTTGTTCTTGTATTTTGTCACCGGACCCGGCAGGTACCGCCTGGGGCAGGGTGCGAAGTAA
- a CDS encoding LysR family transcriptional regulator has protein sequence MTDLNDLRLFVDVVEQGGFSAAARKLDVPRSRLSRRIGLLEEDLGVRLVQRTTRQFAITEIGQEFYRHCLAMVVEADAALEVIDRMRAEPQGTVRVSCPASVIYFQVGEMIARFMARYPKVKVHLESTNRRVDVIREGFDLAIRVRFPPLEDSDLVIRKLAESEQRLVASPKIVKSGVTVPADLVNMPGLAWGSSHSSFEWNLLGPNGASAAIPYQPLLITDDMVALRLATLQGIGVCQFPTMVVREDVAAGRLIDLLPDWAPRSGIIHAAFPSRRGLLPSVRALLDFLADEYAMISAEEKTAAVTNK, from the coding sequence ATGACCGATCTGAACGATCTGCGCCTCTTCGTCGACGTTGTGGAACAAGGCGGGTTTTCGGCCGCCGCCAGGAAACTGGACGTACCCCGCTCACGGCTGAGCCGCCGCATCGGCCTGCTGGAGGAGGATCTTGGCGTGAGGCTGGTGCAGCGCACGACCCGGCAGTTTGCCATTACCGAGATCGGCCAGGAATTTTACCGCCATTGTCTGGCGATGGTGGTGGAGGCCGACGCCGCGCTGGAAGTGATCGATCGCATGCGGGCAGAACCGCAGGGCACGGTGCGGGTCAGCTGCCCCGCATCGGTGATCTATTTTCAGGTCGGAGAAATGATCGCCCGCTTCATGGCCAGATATCCCAAGGTGAAAGTCCATCTGGAAAGCACCAACCGCCGGGTGGACGTCATCCGCGAGGGTTTCGACCTTGCCATCCGGGTGCGGTTTCCACCGCTCGAAGACAGCGATCTCGTCATCCGCAAGCTGGCGGAAAGTGAGCAGCGGCTGGTCGCAAGTCCAAAAATCGTCAAATCAGGCGTCACCGTTCCGGCCGATCTCGTCAATATGCCCGGCCTCGCCTGGGGTTCATCCCACAGCAGTTTCGAATGGAACCTGCTTGGTCCCAACGGTGCCTCGGCGGCCATTCCCTATCAGCCGCTGCTGATTACCGACGACATGGTGGCCCTGCGGCTTGCGACGCTCCAGGGCATTGGCGTCTGCCAGTTTCCCACCATGGTCGTCAGGGAGGATGTGGCCGCGGGGCGGCTGATCGACCTCCTGCCGGACTGGGCGCCGCGAAGCGGCATCATCCACGCCGCTTTCCCGTCCCGCCGCGGCCTGCTGCCATCAGTGCGCGCGCTGCTGGATTTTCTGGCGGATGAATATGCGATGATTTCGGCCGAGGAGAAGACAGCGGCCGTTACCAATAAATGA
- a CDS encoding phytanoyl-CoA dioxygenase family protein: MQSTAAIKRDSHPTTAATTQLKDIKKTLPLRVLSEADWQHWTTRGYIIVRQAVPAANVERLVDLLWKFDEKDPADASTWYAPQRREHKMKELNNTGMLEIYNHQYLWDNRVEQRVYDVFVDIWDREDLWVTIDRANLNPPKKVKGNPNGFIHWDVDTSIRPLPIGVQGVLSLQKQDGDVGGFQCVPYLFEHFDEWVKTQPEDRDPMHPDMAGLSVVNIDMEPGDLMIFNSLLAHGVRPNHSDGRVRMAQYISMHPAEFDNEAERQERIRLWRELDHPQRDAFPGDPREWEKRHAETARLNPLGEKLLGLTRW; this comes from the coding sequence ATGCAATCCACCGCAGCAATCAAACGCGACAGCCATCCGACGACGGCCGCCACGACCCAGCTCAAGGATATCAAAAAGACCTTGCCGCTGCGCGTCCTGTCGGAAGCGGACTGGCAGCACTGGACGACGAGGGGCTATATCATTGTCCGTCAGGCGGTGCCTGCGGCGAATGTGGAACGCCTTGTCGATCTGCTCTGGAAATTCGATGAGAAGGACCCGGCCGACGCTTCGACGTGGTATGCGCCGCAAAGACGCGAACACAAGATGAAGGAATTGAACAATACCGGCATGCTGGAGATCTATAATCACCAGTATCTCTGGGACAATCGCGTGGAGCAGCGGGTCTACGACGTCTTCGTCGACATATGGGACCGGGAGGATCTGTGGGTCACCATCGACCGCGCCAATCTCAATCCGCCGAAAAAGGTGAAGGGCAATCCCAACGGCTTCATCCACTGGGATGTGGATACGTCCATCCGCCCGCTGCCGATCGGCGTACAGGGCGTGCTGAGCCTGCAGAAACAGGATGGCGATGTCGGCGGTTTTCAGTGCGTGCCCTATCTTTTTGAGCATTTTGACGAATGGGTGAAGACGCAGCCGGAAGATCGTGATCCGATGCATCCGGATATGGCTGGCCTCTCCGTCGTCAATATCGATATGGAACCGGGTGATCTGATGATCTTCAACTCGCTGCTTGCCCATGGCGTGCGTCCCAACCATTCCGATGGCCGCGTGCGCATGGCGCAATACATCTCCATGCACCCGGCGGAATTCGACAATGAGGCAGAACGGCAGGAGCGGATTCGGCTCTGGAGGGAACTCGATCATCCGCAGCGCGACGCCTTTCCGGGTGATCCGCGTGAATGGGAGAAACGTCATGCCGAAACCGCAAGGCTCAACCCGCTCGGTGAAAAGCTGCTTGGTCTGACCCGCTGGTGA
- a CDS encoding amidohydrolase, protein MRQALGKTAFLAAGWFLLAGTALAGSPDLILYNGAIVTMDDSRPRASALAIVGDRISAIGDDETVRALKTDATRLVDIEGRTVIPGLVDTHIHAIRGGQTYKFETYWYDMSSLEEALDRLAQAARARPRDAWVAVGGSWIPEQFDEKRPPAVEELDRAVPDHPAYVQYLYDYALLNTKGMERLKLDSPEPAVPPGIRIERDEKGVATGKLYGHIGAFNALFAAIDRTGEEAKTASLVAFFERLNQVGVTGLVDPSAGPAEAYEPVFALQRQGKLTLRVGYRIPALQPGNEAAWFTDVMAFRPAVQPEGMVNFLGMGENLVFGMNDGVLMGSGFNPPQASRLELARVATFAAKRKIPLEIHAYTDDAASAILDVFEVVDQTYPLKGLRWAMAHLNTGSLRTLDRMKRLDIAFSVQMGPYFEGPSILRANSRKIVEMSPPTRQALDRGIMVAGGTDSTRIGVFGVWQAIEYHVTGRSLGNAIRKPEDQLLTREEALRLYTKNAAWISFAEESRGTLAEGKLADLAVLDRSYLTIPAEEIDRIRSVLTIVNGNVVHDQMAVPGVRR, encoded by the coding sequence ATGAGGCAAGCTTTAGGTAAAACGGCTTTTCTGGCGGCGGGCTGGTTTCTTTTGGCCGGTACGGCCCTTGCCGGAAGCCCGGATTTGATCCTCTATAACGGTGCCATCGTAACGATGGATGACAGCAGACCGCGCGCCAGCGCACTGGCGATCGTTGGTGACCGCATTTCCGCTATTGGTGATGACGAGACGGTCAGGGCATTAAAAACGGATGCCACGCGACTGGTGGATATTGAAGGAAGAACCGTCATTCCGGGTCTGGTGGATACCCACATCCATGCCATTCGGGGTGGCCAGACCTACAAGTTCGAGACCTACTGGTACGACATGTCTTCGCTTGAAGAAGCGCTGGACCGTCTTGCGCAGGCGGCAAGAGCGCGGCCAAGAGACGCATGGGTTGCCGTTGGCGGCTCATGGATTCCCGAGCAGTTCGATGAAAAGCGGCCGCCCGCCGTCGAGGAACTGGATCGCGCGGTGCCCGATCATCCCGCATATGTGCAATATCTCTACGACTATGCCCTGCTGAACACCAAAGGTATGGAAAGACTGAAGCTCGACAGTCCCGAACCCGCCGTTCCCCCTGGTATCAGGATCGAACGTGATGAAAAAGGCGTCGCCACCGGCAAGCTCTATGGCCATATCGGTGCGTTCAACGCCCTGTTCGCCGCAATCGACCGGACCGGCGAGGAGGCGAAGACAGCCAGTCTGGTGGCCTTTTTCGAGCGGCTGAACCAGGTGGGCGTGACCGGCCTCGTCGACCCATCTGCCGGTCCGGCGGAGGCCTATGAACCGGTCTTCGCGTTGCAGCGGCAAGGCAAGCTGACGCTGCGCGTGGGTTATCGCATACCCGCGCTGCAACCGGGCAATGAAGCCGCCTGGTTCACCGATGTCATGGCCTTCCGGCCTGCGGTGCAACCGGAGGGAATGGTCAATTTCCTTGGCATGGGTGAAAATCTGGTGTTCGGCATGAATGACGGTGTGCTTATGGGGTCCGGGTTCAATCCGCCGCAAGCCTCCCGTCTTGAACTCGCGCGGGTCGCCACTTTTGCGGCAAAACGGAAAATTCCGCTGGAGATCCATGCCTATACCGATGATGCGGCGAGCGCGATCCTGGACGTGTTCGAAGTGGTCGATCAGACCTATCCGCTCAAAGGCCTTCGCTGGGCAATGGCGCATCTGAATACGGGCTCTCTGCGGACGCTCGATCGGATGAAGCGGCTCGATATTGCGTTCAGCGTGCAGATGGGCCCCTATTTCGAAGGCCCGTCCATTCTGCGGGCGAATTCGCGCAAGATCGTCGAGATGTCGCCGCCGACGCGGCAGGCGCTGGACCGGGGCATAATGGTTGCGGGTGGGACGGATTCGACCCGGATCGGCGTTTTCGGTGTTTGGCAGGCCATCGAATATCACGTAACGGGACGTTCGCTCGGCAATGCCATCCGGAAGCCGGAGGATCAGCTGCTGACCCGCGAGGAGGCATTGCGGCTTTATACCAAAAACGCCGCGTGGATCAGTTTTGCCGAAGAGAGCCGCGGCACATTGGCGGAAGGCAAGCTCGCCGATCTGGCGGTCCTCGATAGATCCTATCTCACCATTCCCGCCGAAGAGATCGACCGAATCCGTTCGGTTCTCACCATCGTCAACGGCAATGTCGTGCACGACCAGATGGCCGTGCCCGGGGTGCGGCGTTAG
- a CDS encoding L,D-transpeptidase: MHDIPIFTTRRNLLALGLAGLLAGCATSGQPPKPATLSRNDEPLPETPAPATPAMYAALPDETFPVPAVNIKQVDPRYWRQVVDYPTDEKPGTLIVDTPNKFLYHILPGGKATRYGIGVGRDGFSWAGRAIVAYKRAWPKWTPPDEMVARQPSLQPYSIANGGMPPGLKNPLGARALYIHQGGRDTLYRLHGTPEAFSIGKAVSSGCIRLLNQDVIDLFNNVRDGSTIVVIPDPSKRQQLAA; encoded by the coding sequence ATGCACGATATCCCGATTTTCACCACCCGCAGAAATCTTCTTGCCCTTGGGCTTGCGGGCCTGCTGGCGGGTTGCGCCACGTCCGGTCAGCCGCCAAAGCCGGCGACGCTGTCGAGGAACGACGAACCCTTGCCCGAGACGCCTGCGCCGGCCACGCCAGCAATGTATGCGGCGCTTCCCGATGAGACGTTTCCGGTCCCGGCGGTGAACATCAAGCAGGTGGACCCCCGCTACTGGCGGCAGGTCGTCGATTATCCGACCGACGAAAAGCCCGGCACACTGATCGTCGATACGCCGAACAAGTTCCTCTATCACATTCTGCCGGGCGGCAAGGCGACCCGTTACGGGATCGGCGTCGGCCGGGACGGCTTCTCCTGGGCCGGCCGGGCGATTGTCGCCTACAAGCGGGCATGGCCGAAATGGACCCCGCCGGACGAGATGGTGGCGCGGCAGCCCAGCCTCCAGCCCTACAGCATCGCCAATGGCGGAATGCCGCCCGGCCTCAAGAACCCGCTCGGCGCGCGGGCGCTCTACATTCATCAGGGCGGCCGGGACACGCTTTACCGCCTGCACGGAACACCGGAGGCCTTTTCGATCGGAAAGGCGGTTTCTTCCGGCTGCATCCGGCTGTTGAACCAGGATGTCATCGACCTCTTCAACAATGTGAGGGACGGCAGCACCATCGTGGTTATTCCCGACCCCTCGAAACGCCAGCAACTCGCTGCCTGA
- a CDS encoding LysR substrate-binding domain-containing protein, translated as MRNLNDLYYFVQIVDHGGFAPAARAVGLQKSKLSRRLCVLEDRLGVRLLNRSSRRFSVTEVGQEYYRHCVAMLTQADAAEQAVAEFHAEPRGVVRMACPVGLLQFQFGAIVARFARAHPAVEVHLKSFNRPVDVIAEGFDLAIRASFPPLNDTGLVMRKLDDSHQCLVASPRLISGEVNTPADLHSLPSLEQGQSRPAYQWELENHEGQTVRVSHNPRIVTDDLTTLHLAATDGLGVVQLPTSLVWQDVKAGRLIHLLPNWRPRSAIVHAVFASRRGLLPSVRALLDFLAQECALERGITDQALRS; from the coding sequence ATGCGAAATTTGAATGACCTTTATTACTTCGTTCAGATCGTCGACCACGGAGGCTTTGCGCCGGCCGCACGCGCGGTTGGATTGCAGAAGTCTAAATTGAGCAGACGGCTCTGCGTTCTCGAGGATCGGCTGGGCGTCCGCTTGCTCAACCGCTCGTCACGCCGCTTCTCGGTCACTGAAGTCGGCCAGGAATATTACCGCCATTGCGTCGCCATGCTCACCCAGGCCGATGCCGCCGAACAGGCCGTTGCCGAATTTCATGCCGAGCCGCGCGGCGTCGTCCGCATGGCTTGTCCGGTTGGCCTGCTGCAATTCCAGTTCGGGGCGATAGTCGCCCGTTTTGCCCGGGCGCATCCCGCCGTCGAGGTGCATCTCAAGAGCTTCAACCGGCCGGTCGACGTTATCGCTGAGGGTTTCGATCTGGCAATCCGCGCAAGCTTTCCGCCGCTCAACGATACCGGTCTCGTCATGCGCAAGCTCGATGACAGCCACCAGTGTCTCGTCGCCAGCCCTCGCCTCATCTCCGGCGAAGTCAACACACCCGCCGATCTTCACAGCCTTCCGAGCCTCGAACAGGGCCAGTCGCGGCCGGCCTATCAATGGGAACTGGAAAACCATGAAGGGCAAACCGTCAGAGTGTCCCACAATCCCCGTATCGTCACCGACGACCTGACGACCCTGCATCTGGCGGCGACGGATGGGCTGGGCGTCGTTCAACTTCCGACATCCCTCGTCTGGCAGGACGTCAAGGCCGGACGTCTGATCCACCTGCTGCCGAACTGGCGACCACGATCCGCCATCGTACACGCCGTATTCGCCTCGCGGCGTGGGCTGCTGCCATCGGTTCGCGCGCTGCTCGACTTTCTCGCACAGGAATGCGCCCTTGAGAGGGGCATCACGGATCAGGCGCTTCGGTCCTAG
- a CDS encoding pirin family protein, with product MRQVLGIYSSTSPHWVGDGFPVRSMLSYMTQGEHISPFLHLDYAGPERFAPGKTPRGVGAHPHRGFETVTIVYQGEVEHRDSTGSGGLIGPGDVQWMTAAAGILHEERHSQAFTKQGGTLEMVQLWVNLPARDKSAPPAYQTVLDGDIPAVALPDNAGTVRVIAGDYAGHKGPARTFTPINVWDLRLTQGGRTIFDLPEGHSAGLAVLRGTITVNGTRSARDVQFVMLDREGGSFEITADSDATVLLLSGAPLGEPVAMQGPFVMNTSEELQEAFMDFRAGKFGGIPA from the coding sequence ATGAGACAGGTTCTTGGTATTTACAGCAGCACATCGCCGCATTGGGTGGGGGACGGATTTCCGGTTCGTTCCATGCTTTCGTACATGACCCAGGGCGAACATATCAGCCCCTTCCTGCATCTTGACTATGCCGGGCCGGAACGGTTTGCGCCGGGCAAGACGCCACGGGGCGTCGGCGCTCACCCGCATCGCGGGTTCGAAACGGTGACCATCGTCTATCAGGGCGAGGTGGAGCATCGCGACTCGACCGGCAGTGGCGGTCTGATCGGCCCGGGCGATGTTCAATGGATGACGGCCGCTGCCGGCATCCTGCATGAGGAACGCCATTCGCAGGCCTTTACGAAACAGGGCGGTACGCTGGAAATGGTGCAGCTCTGGGTGAACCTGCCGGCCAGGGACAAGTCCGCGCCGCCCGCCTATCAGACCGTGCTCGACGGCGATATTCCCGCCGTGGCGCTGCCGGACAATGCCGGAACCGTGCGTGTCATCGCCGGCGACTATGCCGGGCACAAGGGGCCGGCGCGCACCTTCACGCCGATCAATGTGTGGGATTTGCGCCTGACGCAGGGAGGGCGCACGATATTCGATCTGCCGGAAGGGCATAGCGCCGGTCTTGCCGTTCTCCGCGGAACCATCACGGTCAACGGGACGCGATCGGCACGGGACGTCCAGTTCGTCATGCTTGATCGCGAGGGAGGCAGTTTCGAGATCACCGCTGACAGCGACGCAACGGTGCTTCTGCTGAGTGGTGCGCCGCTTGGCGAGCCGGTTGCCATGCAGGGGCCGTTCGTCATGAACACGTCTGAAGAATTGCAGGAAGCCTTCATGGATTTCCGAGCCGGAAAATTCGGCGGCATTCCTGCCTGA
- a CDS encoding AraC family transcriptional regulator: MRPHLEHLPTSPESSWSRLNRRLDDAIPFEWHHHPEFELTLTLNSRGQRFVGNHVADYDHGDLVLIGPNLPHTWASRDKLDPAEPHVALVFWFRKEWIEGLAGGSVELAPVRRLIQNAATGLAFDPALGRALADDFEAIFSRPPVGQLTGLLDILARLAAEDNGAPLSTVVPQQVEGDRSRIDRVLIHLHRHYHEPLRMEQIAAIAALSESGLHRMFRKHTQVSMSDYLIGLRIGEACARLSGTTQPIRHIAADVGYASLANFNRQFLRLRGMTPRDYRASFHGSGRKIR, encoded by the coding sequence ATGAGACCACATCTCGAACATCTGCCGACATCGCCGGAGTCATCCTGGAGCAGGCTCAACCGGCGGCTTGACGACGCCATTCCGTTCGAATGGCACCACCATCCCGAGTTCGAGCTGACATTGACGCTGAATTCCCGCGGGCAGCGATTCGTGGGTAATCATGTTGCCGATTACGATCACGGCGACCTCGTGCTCATCGGCCCGAACCTGCCGCACACCTGGGCGTCGCGTGACAAACTCGATCCGGCTGAACCCCATGTCGCCCTCGTCTTCTGGTTCAGGAAAGAATGGATCGAAGGACTGGCCGGCGGATCGGTGGAACTGGCGCCCGTCAGGCGTCTCATCCAGAACGCCGCAACTGGACTGGCGTTCGATCCCGCGCTTGGCCGGGCTCTGGCGGATGATTTTGAAGCGATATTTTCCCGTCCGCCAGTCGGGCAGCTGACCGGACTTCTGGATATTCTGGCGCGGCTGGCGGCAGAGGACAACGGCGCGCCTCTTTCAACCGTCGTGCCGCAGCAGGTGGAAGGGGATCGCTCGCGGATTGACCGTGTCCTGATCCATCTGCACCGCCACTACCATGAGCCGCTCCGCATGGAGCAGATTGCCGCAATAGCCGCTCTCAGCGAATCCGGCCTGCACCGGATGTTCAGGAAACATACGCAGGTCAGCATGTCGGATTATCTGATCGGCCTCCGGATCGGCGAAGCCTGCGCCCGACTTTCAGGCACCACCCAGCCAATCCGGCATATCGCTGCCGATGTCGGTTATGCCTCGCTGGCCAATTTCAATCGCCAGTTCCTGCGTCTGCGCGGCATGACACCGCGCGACTATCGCGCCTCGTTTCACGGCAGCGGCAGGAAAATCCGATAA